A genomic region of Microlunatus sagamiharensis contains the following coding sequences:
- a CDS encoding MSMEG_0572/Sll0783 family nitrogen starvation response protein, translated as MPLFDDEILAKIETSRNEIPHPSTEKGTSIYGSTKIFPDIQAEPGQSYLTLIHGIAHESSVSFVACLQALRALRKGFDSVVYLYGPGSMNAIATRGFPTTGDSAFPGEQNINNTLQTFMDEGGTVFVCRFGLSLHGLREEDLMPGTIPCHPLDVQDALIYFANKGAIINSTYMV; from the coding sequence GTGCCGCTGTTCGACGACGAGATCCTCGCCAAGATCGAGACCTCGCGGAACGAGATCCCGCACCCCTCGACGGAGAAGGGGACCTCGATCTACGGGTCGACCAAGATCTTCCCCGACATCCAGGCCGAGCCCGGCCAGTCGTACCTCACGCTGATCCACGGCATCGCCCACGAGTCGAGCGTGAGCTTCGTGGCCTGCCTGCAGGCGCTGCGCGCGCTGCGCAAGGGCTTCGACTCGGTCGTCTACCTCTACGGCCCGGGCTCGATGAACGCGATCGCCACCCGCGGCTTCCCGACGACCGGGGACTCGGCCTTCCCGGGCGAGCAGAACATCAACAACACGCTGCAGACCTTCATGGACGAGGGCGGCACCGTCTTCGTCTGCCGCTTCGGGCTCTCGCTGCACGGCCTGCGCGAGGAGGACCTGATGCCGGGCACGATCCCCTGCCACCCGCTCGACGTGCAGGACGCGCTCATCTACTTCGCCAACAAGGGCGCGATCATCAACTCGACCTACATGGTCTGA
- a CDS encoding pyrophosphate--fructose-6-phosphate 1-phosphotransferase, whose translation MVKKVALLTAGGFAPCLSSAIGGLVERYSEVAPDIEIVAYRYGYQGLLTGDSIPVTDVVRKNASRLHAFGGSPIGNSRVKLTNAADCVKRGLVSEGTDPVKAAADRLTEDGIDVLHTIGGDDTNTTAADLAAFLADNDYGLTVVGLPKTIDNDVVPIRQSLGAWTAAEQGARFAENIIAEHNSGARNLIVHEVMGRHCGWLTAATAKAYRDWLDTREWLPEIGLTREAWDVHGVYVPEAEFDLETEGRRLREVMDRVGSVNLFLSEGAGLSTIVADLESSGQEVARDPFGHVKIDKVNPGQWFASQFAERLGAEKVLVQKSGYFSRSAAANDADLALIRSMTDLAVDCALRGESGVIGHDEERGDELRAIEFSRIKGGKPFDITTGWYGELLEGIGQPPAKAAAEH comes from the coding sequence ATGGTGAAGAAGGTTGCCCTCCTGACCGCCGGCGGCTTCGCGCCCTGCCTGTCCTCCGCGATCGGCGGGCTGGTCGAGCGCTACTCCGAGGTCGCTCCCGACATCGAGATCGTCGCCTACCGGTACGGCTACCAGGGCCTGCTGACCGGCGACTCGATCCCCGTGACGGACGTGGTGCGCAAGAACGCCTCGCGGCTGCACGCCTTCGGCGGCTCCCCGATCGGCAACTCGCGGGTCAAGCTGACGAACGCCGCCGACTGCGTCAAGCGCGGCCTGGTAAGCGAGGGCACCGACCCGGTCAAGGCGGCGGCCGACCGCCTCACCGAGGACGGCATCGACGTCCTCCACACGATCGGCGGCGACGACACCAACACCACGGCGGCCGACCTGGCCGCCTTCCTCGCCGACAACGACTACGGCCTGACCGTCGTCGGCCTGCCCAAGACGATCGACAACGACGTGGTCCCGATCCGGCAGTCGCTGGGCGCCTGGACCGCCGCCGAGCAGGGCGCGCGCTTCGCCGAGAACATCATCGCCGAGCACAACTCCGGCGCCCGCAACCTCATCGTCCACGAGGTCATGGGCCGCCACTGCGGCTGGCTGACGGCCGCGACCGCCAAGGCGTACCGCGACTGGCTCGACACCCGTGAGTGGCTCCCGGAGATCGGGCTCACCCGCGAGGCCTGGGACGTCCACGGCGTCTACGTGCCCGAGGCCGAGTTCGACCTCGAGACCGAGGGGAGGCGGCTGCGCGAGGTCATGGACCGCGTCGGCTCGGTCAACCTCTTCCTCTCCGAGGGCGCCGGCCTCAGCACGATCGTCGCCGACCTCGAGAGCTCCGGCCAGGAGGTCGCCCGCGACCCCTTCGGCCACGTCAAGATCGACAAGGTCAACCCCGGCCAGTGGTTCGCGAGCCAGTTCGCCGAGCGCCTGGGCGCCGAGAAGGTGCTCGTGCAGAAGTCGGGCTACTTCTCCCGCTCCGCCGCGGCGAACGACGCCGACCTGGCCCTCATCCGCTCCATGACCGACCTCGCCGTCGACTGCGCGCTGCGCGGCGAGTCGGGCGTCATCGGCCACGACGAGGAGCGCGGCGACGAGCTCCGGGCGATCGAGTTCTCCCGGATCAAGGGCGGCAAGCCCTTCGACATCACCACCGGCTGGTACGGCGAGCTGCTCGAGGGCATCGGCCAGCCGCCGGCCAAGGCCGCGGCCGAGCACTGA
- a CDS encoding hypervirulence associated TUDOR domain-containing protein, producing the protein MAISKGDTVHWNTPQGKTEGKAVEKKTKEFHLDGQKFNASEDDPYWVVESSKSGSKAAHKESSLS; encoded by the coding sequence ATGGCGATCAGCAAGGGCGACACCGTCCACTGGAACACCCCGCAGGGCAAGACCGAGGGCAAGGCGGTGGAGAAGAAGACCAAGGAGTTCCACCTCGACGGGCAGAAGTTCAACGCCTCCGAGGACGATCCGTACTGGGTCGTCGAGTCGAGCAAGAGCGGCAGCAAGGCTGCTCACAAGGAGTCGTCGCTGTCCTGA
- a CDS encoding ArsB/NhaD family transporter — protein sequence MDLTELAARVLPILGFVVCITVVAELADGLGVFSLLARGTARLARGSVLGLWLLVVLVAVLATAVLSLDTTAVLLTPVVLALAAQLGLDRMLFAFTAVWLANTASLFLPVSNLTNLLALTRLPDAGVPAFLGLTWPAAVTCTVVTVVALALFFLRSLRGRFVLGEAPTFAHPRLLWLGVVVCALLGPAFVLVGNVLVVSAVGAAVLVVACALGARHLLSWRMLPWQLVLGVSVLFVLVQLAHDHGLSDVLGRLTGSGSAWVDLLRVAGIGALGANLLDNLPAYLALEPAVLDHPVRLVALLVGVNAGPLITPWASLATLLWAARCRAAGVSVSWGGFALRGLVLVPVLMVTATLSLAFL from the coding sequence ATGGACCTGACCGAGCTCGCGGCCCGGGTGCTGCCCATCCTCGGCTTCGTCGTCTGCATCACCGTCGTCGCCGAGCTCGCCGACGGCCTGGGTGTCTTCTCGCTCCTGGCCCGCGGCACGGCGCGGCTCGCCCGCGGATCGGTGCTCGGGCTGTGGCTGCTGGTGGTGCTCGTCGCGGTGCTCGCGACGGCCGTCCTCTCCCTCGACACCACCGCGGTGCTGCTCACCCCGGTTGTGCTCGCGCTCGCCGCGCAGCTCGGGCTGGACCGGATGCTCTTCGCGTTCACGGCCGTCTGGCTCGCGAACACCGCGTCGCTGTTCCTGCCGGTCTCCAACCTGACGAACCTGCTCGCCCTCACCCGGCTGCCCGACGCCGGCGTCCCCGCGTTCCTCGGGCTCACCTGGCCGGCGGCGGTGACCTGCACCGTCGTCACGGTCGTGGCGCTCGCGCTGTTCTTCCTGCGCTCGCTGCGCGGGCGGTTCGTGCTGGGCGAGGCGCCGACGTTCGCCCACCCGCGGCTGCTGTGGCTCGGCGTGGTCGTCTGCGCGCTGCTCGGGCCCGCCTTCGTCCTCGTCGGGAACGTCCTCGTCGTCTCGGCCGTGGGCGCCGCGGTCCTCGTCGTGGCCTGCGCCCTCGGGGCGCGCCACCTGCTGAGCTGGCGGATGCTGCCCTGGCAGCTGGTGCTCGGCGTCTCGGTGCTCTTCGTGCTCGTCCAGCTGGCGCACGACCACGGGCTGTCCGACGTCCTGGGCCGGCTGACCGGGTCGGGCTCGGCGTGGGTGGACCTGCTGCGCGTCGCCGGGATCGGTGCGCTCGGTGCGAACCTGCTCGACAACCTGCCGGCCTACCTCGCGCTCGAGCCGGCCGTGCTCGACCACCCCGTACGCCTCGTGGCCCTGCTCGTCGGGGTCAACGCCGGACCGTTGATCACCCCGTGGGCGAGCCTGGCCACCCTGCTCTGGGCGGCGCGCTGCCGCGCGGCGGGCGTGTCGGTCTCCTGGGGCGGCTTCGCCCTGCGGGGCCTGGTGCTGGTCCCCGTGCTGATGGTGACCGCGACCCTGTCGCTGGCCTTCCTCTGA
- a CDS encoding GNAT family N-acetyltransferase, translated as MTQELPHPLRTERLLLRPIDPVADVDAIHAYASREDVCRYIPWTPRTREDVVAWLPRRTSTALTGGASLAITLRETGELVGDVILMWHDEEQRTGEVGYVVNPAYAGRGYATEAARAVVDAAFTRLDLHRVVARIDARNPASGAVLCHLGMRQEAVLVENEWFKGGWSTEIDFAVLAREWREHHGRPEAEANR; from the coding sequence GTGACGCAGGAGCTGCCGCACCCGCTGCGGACGGAGCGGCTGCTCCTGCGCCCGATCGACCCGGTGGCCGACGTCGACGCGATCCACGCGTACGCCTCTCGCGAGGACGTCTGCCGCTACATCCCCTGGACGCCGCGCACCCGCGAGGACGTCGTCGCCTGGCTCCCCCGCCGGACGTCGACGGCCCTCACGGGCGGGGCCTCGCTGGCCATCACCCTTCGCGAGACCGGCGAGCTGGTCGGCGACGTGATCCTCATGTGGCACGACGAGGAGCAGCGGACCGGAGAGGTCGGCTACGTGGTCAACCCCGCGTACGCCGGCCGCGGGTACGCGACCGAGGCCGCGCGGGCGGTCGTCGACGCCGCCTTCACCCGCCTCGACCTGCACCGCGTCGTGGCCCGCATCGACGCGCGCAACCCGGCCTCGGGCGCGGTGCTGTGCCACCTCGGGATGCGGCAGGAGGCCGTCCTCGTCGAGAACGAGTGGTTCAAGGGCGGGTGGAGCACCGAGATCGACTTCGCCGTCCTCGCGCGCGAGTGGCGCGAGCACCACGGCCGCCCCGAGGCGGAGGCCAACCGCTAG
- a CDS encoding 4a-hydroxytetrahydrobiopterin dehydratase produces MPRLLTSEDVAVQLRDLPGWAYADDRLVREVQLATFAAALDLVVAVGGEAEEMNHHPDVDLRYDRVRFALWTHVAGGVTQYDVELAHRISALLP; encoded by the coding sequence GTGCCCAGGCTGCTGACGTCCGAGGACGTCGCCGTCCAGCTGCGCGACCTGCCCGGGTGGGCGTACGCGGACGACCGGCTCGTCCGTGAGGTGCAGCTCGCGACCTTCGCCGCCGCGCTCGACCTGGTCGTCGCCGTCGGTGGCGAGGCCGAGGAGATGAACCACCACCCCGACGTCGACCTTCGCTACGACCGCGTCCGGTTCGCGCTGTGGACCCACGTCGCCGGGGGCGTGACGCAGTACGACGTCGAGCTGGCGCACCGGATCAGCGCGCTCCTGCCGTAG
- a CDS encoding HNH endonuclease signature motif containing protein has protein sequence MDGVALADRHGRETSGRVRRTDDAGRREREKNRCSILSVGFRTVFSMDGELVEATPVELALAAHEASFDHLLKLVGDGGLGDHDDLGLVAVLQRVERLRNRHALLDHALVAEGEARRLPETLTQRSMAGVLTWALRVSRGEAARRVRAAEQLGSRRSVTGEPLAPLRPALAAAQEAGDASPEQVDVCLRALATVDHRGFDPVEVSAAEELMAGFVVAFAPKPLADLTRQVVERVDPDGTLPADEVDAERRHLTLRTARDGMCVGEFRLTPTLGAKLKAVLSPLAAPRNSVVGEVEGRSVTEVDPRHHGQRIHDALEEVCDRLLRSGTLPDSGGTPATVIVTISADDLQRRAGAGTTSDGTRLGAAAVAELVDSAVCFPTVVDARGVVLSMGRSSRLATPGQTMALVARDGGCSFPGCEHPPEWCERHHVVAWVDKGRTDLDNLTLLCRYHHRQFLARGWTCRMVERLPTWTPPAWVDPRQRPLRNTRITTRHLVC, from the coding sequence GTGGACGGTGTCGCCCTTGCTGATCGCCATGGTCGAGAAACTAGCGGGAGGGTCAGACGAACCGACGACGCGGGTCGTCGTGAGCGCGAGAAGAACAGGTGTTCGATTCTGTCGGTGGGCTTCCGTACTGTCTTCAGCATGGACGGGGAGCTGGTGGAGGCGACGCCGGTCGAGCTCGCCCTGGCTGCGCACGAGGCGTCGTTCGACCATCTGCTGAAGCTGGTCGGTGACGGCGGCCTGGGCGATCACGACGACCTGGGCCTGGTCGCGGTGCTGCAGCGGGTCGAGCGGCTGCGCAACCGGCACGCCCTGCTCGACCACGCGCTGGTCGCCGAGGGCGAGGCCCGCCGGCTGCCCGAGACGTTGACCCAGCGGAGCATGGCCGGGGTCCTGACCTGGGCGCTGCGGGTGTCGCGGGGCGAGGCGGCCCGGCGGGTGCGGGCTGCCGAGCAGCTCGGGTCACGGCGCTCGGTGACCGGGGAGCCCCTGGCGCCGCTGCGGCCCGCGCTGGCCGCGGCACAGGAGGCCGGGGACGCGAGCCCGGAGCAGGTCGACGTGTGCCTGCGCGCCCTCGCGACCGTCGATCATCGTGGCTTCGACCCGGTCGAGGTCAGCGCGGCGGAGGAGCTGATGGCCGGGTTCGTGGTCGCGTTCGCCCCGAAGCCGCTCGCCGACCTGACCCGGCAGGTGGTCGAGCGGGTCGACCCGGACGGGACCCTGCCGGCCGACGAGGTCGACGCCGAACGACGCCACCTCACCCTGCGGACCGCACGGGACGGGATGTGCGTGGGCGAGTTCCGGCTGACCCCGACCCTCGGGGCGAAGCTGAAGGCGGTCCTCTCACCCTTGGCGGCACCGAGGAACAGCGTGGTGGGTGAGGTCGAGGGCCGGTCGGTGACCGAGGTCGACCCGCGTCACCACGGTCAGCGGATACACGACGCGTTGGAGGAGGTCTGCGACCGGCTGCTGCGCTCCGGGACGCTGCCCGACTCCGGCGGCACCCCGGCCACGGTGATCGTGACGATCAGCGCCGACGACCTCCAGCGCCGCGCCGGGGCGGGCACGACGAGCGACGGCACACGCCTCGGGGCTGCGGCGGTGGCCGAGCTGGTGGACTCCGCGGTCTGCTTCCCGACGGTGGTGGACGCGCGGGGTGTGGTGCTGTCGATGGGCCGTTCGAGCCGCCTGGCGACACCGGGCCAGACGATGGCGCTCGTCGCGCGAGACGGCGGGTGCAGCTTCCCAGGGTGTGAGCACCCGCCCGAGTGGTGCGAACGCCACCACGTCGTCGCCTGGGTCGACAAGGGCCGTACCGATCTGGACAACCTGACCCTGCTGTGCCGCTACCACCACCGCCAGTTCCTGGCCCGGGGCTGGACGTGCCGGATGGTCGAGCGGCTCCCGACCTGGACCCCACCCGCCTGGGTCGATCCGCGGCAGAGACCGTTGCGCAACACCCGCATCACCACCCGCCACCTCGTCTGCTGA